A single genomic interval of Pseudopipra pipra isolate bDixPip1 chromosome 29, bDixPip1.hap1, whole genome shotgun sequence harbors:
- the ECM1 gene encoding extracellular matrix protein 1, translated as MAAFGLLLLLSAAAAASGKVEQVLQESLDLQPINIGQVLQEEVDPVLPPDILLGRATTVSGRPPTWGSALDGFPPAWPVAAAVTRHCRDPPTVPPPPMLPPNAFAHLHRQAAALAALRPRMSDCCRQHSPLPCARRAWTDVLDGFCTDEFAVKTRQFHCCRRRGAARRRCFAQETPTPTWDPNTTWEPNTAWDLLTEPPFPPGEPTAANLGNICGLRELRPGPPPPDAPSGPRIELRVRLEREYGRCCRNESLSCAHSAWLKGMNRFCREESAVKTRHHWCCQRRGLRARGRCFAAAAPVPAYDRELHNVSLVRPGPGLLRSLCGPTRLFTQRRPVPELFGAMTAACCPLAPEERGVCAREQLSQAIATLCATPEDAWRDPQGCCSWEEPERRRCFDNAYLDQVTLGAAVAPPPPGQDE; from the exons ATGGCGGCCTTcggcctcctcctcctcctcagcgcCGCCG CGGCGGCCTCGGGGAAGGTCGAGCAGGTGCTACAGGAGAGCCTGGACCTGCAGCCCATCAACATCGGGCAAG tgctgcaggaggaggtggaCCCCGTTCTGCCCCCCGACATCCTGTTAGGGAGGGCCACGACCGTCTCGGGCCGCCCCCCGACCTGGGGCAGCGCCCTGGACGGGTTCCCCCCGGCCTGGCCCGTGGCCGCCGCCGTGACCCGGCACTGCCGCGACCCCCCCACGGTGCCCCCGCCCCCGATGCTGCCCCCCAACGCCTTCGCCCACCTGCACCGTCAGGCGGCCGCGCTGGCCGCGCTGCGGCCCCGCATGAGCGACTGCTGCCGGCAGCACAGCCCGCTGCCCTGCGCCCGCCGAGCC TGGACGGACGTGCTGGACGGGTTCTGCACCGATGAGTTCGCGGTGAAGACGCGGCAGTTCCACTGCTGCCGccggcgcggggccgcgcggcGCCGCTGCTTCGCCCAGGAGaccccgacccccacctgggACCCCAACACCACCTGGGAGCCCAACACCGCCTGGGACCTGCTCACCGAGCCCCCCTTCCCGCCCGGGGAGCCCACGGCCGCCAACTTGGGCAACATCTGCGGGCTGCGGGAGCTgcgccccggcccccccccgCCCGACGCCCCCTCCGGGCCCCGCATCGAGCTGCGGGTCCGCCTGGAGCGAGAGTACGGGCGGTGCTGCCGCAACGAGAGCCTGAGCTGCGCCCACAGCGCC TGGCTGAAGGGGATGAATCGGTTCTGCCGGGAGGAGTCGGCGGTGAAGACGAGGCACCACTGGTGCTGCCAGCGCAGGGGTCTCCGGGCCCGGGGCCGCTGcttcgccgccgccgcccccgtCCCCGCCTACGACCGGGAGCTGCACAACGTGAGCCTGgtccggcccggccccggcctgCTGCGCTCGCTCTGCGGCCCCACCCGCCTCTTCACGCAGAG GCGGCCCGTGCCGGAGCTTTTTGGGGCCATGACGGCCGCGTGTTGCCCCCTCGCCCCCGAGGAGCGCGGGGTCTGTGCCCGGGAGCAG ctgtcccaggcCATCGCCACGCTCTGTGCCACCCCCGAGGACGCCTGGCGGGacccccagggctgctgctcgTGGGAGGAGCCCGAGCGGCGCCGCTGCTTCGACAACGCCTACCTGGACCAGGTGACCCTGGGGGCCGCCGtggcccccccaccccccggcCAGGACGAGTga